A single region of the Pseudomonadota bacterium genome encodes:
- a CDS encoding OmpA family protein produces the protein MLKKILLLSVILLLSISAPGCVMKKTFDLKDEEAKLLDNNLQELQSNYDTLTTNSQAQANQIETLNTTVKELTQDKENLIADNQQLDSILKAKSDSLSQTIAELRQKMADQKNTYDDKVENLKKQISSLEDENTQFRNEVTAELLRKENEVKAMSGTYNELIAKMENEINTNQVTISELKGKLTVNMVDAILFDSGKAEIKSEGLAVLQKVVDILKNMTDKEIRVEGHTDNVPITGSLTKKYPTNWELSAARSINVTRFLHDQGLDPGALSSVAYGEYKPVTDNNTEEGKAQNRRIEIVLAAKE, from the coding sequence ATGCTTAAAAAAATTCTGCTATTGAGTGTTATCCTGCTGCTTTCAATTTCCGCTCCCGGCTGTGTTATGAAAAAAACTTTTGACCTGAAAGATGAAGAGGCAAAATTACTGGACAACAATCTCCAGGAACTGCAAAGCAACTATGACACTCTGACCACAAACAGTCAGGCGCAAGCAAATCAGATAGAAACGCTGAATACCACCGTCAAAGAACTTACTCAGGACAAGGAAAATCTCATTGCTGACAATCAACAGCTGGATTCTATCCTGAAAGCAAAATCAGACAGCCTTTCCCAGACCATCGCTGAATTGCGCCAGAAAATGGCCGATCAAAAAAATACCTATGATGACAAAGTTGAAAATCTTAAAAAACAGATATCCAGCCTTGAAGATGAAAATACCCAGTTCCGTAATGAAGTCACGGCAGAGCTTCTGAGGAAGGAAAATGAAGTCAAGGCAATGAGCGGCACCTATAACGAGTTGATTGCCAAAATGGAAAATGAAATTAACACCAATCAGGTAACCATTTCCGAACTCAAAGGGAAACTGACGGTCAATATGGTCGATGCCATCCTGTTTGATTCCGGCAAAGCAGAGATCAAATCCGAAGGACTTGCAGTACTCCAGAAAGTTGTGGATATCCTGAAAAACATGACAGACAAAGAAATCCGTGTTGAAGGACACACCGATAATGTCCCGATTACCGGTTCCCTTACAAAAAAATATCCCACCAACTGGGAACTGTCTGCTGCCCGCTCAATCAATGTTACCAGGTTCCTTCATGATCAGGGCCTTGATCCCGGGGCTCTCTCTTCAGTTGCTTATGGCGAGTATAAACCCGTGACAGACAACAATACTGAAGAGGGCAAGGCACAAAATCGGCGGATCGAAATCGTCCTTGCCGCCAAAGAGTGA
- a CDS encoding cation:proton antiporter — protein MGVAADIVIIMVAALFGALIAQKFKQPLILGYIFAGIIVGPYTGGVTIGDIHEIELLAEIGVALLLFALGLEFSISKLRPVRNIALFGTPVQIILTIGIGFIIGKFLGWSSANALWFGALISLSSTMVTLKTLMSRGLVGTLSSRVMIGMLIVQDLAVIPMMIILPQLSNPKAGLPLLAIAIAKSVVFLVLMLYMGRKLLPWLLAHVAQWNSRELFILSITAIGLGIGYATYLFGLSFAFGAFVAGMVLSESDYGHQALSDIIPLRDIFGLLFFTSVGMLLDPAFLFDNWRIIITLVLLVGVFKGTLFYVLAKLFRYINIIPIAVGLGLFQVGEFAFVLARVGLETKAIDQNMYSLVLAISVLSMVLTPFVSALATPLYKFKKSHFKYEPLQTANIPPSGFKDHVVIAGGGRVGQHIAQVMTSLNLPFVIIELNHQRMLECKAAKFPVIFGDMTQPTALEVSNVDAAKLLLITTPSVITTQSIVKQAHRLSPQLHIIVRADGAEQARALYDSGVYMAVLPEMEAGLEIARQALLHLEIPVALIQQYTDAVRQQLYAPIYQSTHNPTLLTKFDNIKNMLEISWVTLMPGSPLVNKSIKDAAVRTTTGASIVGIIHEKVFHHNPKADYSFQEGDLVAVVGNQQERNGFKKMAGIY, from the coding sequence ATGGGTGTTGCAGCAGATATTGTGATTATTATGGTTGCAGCCTTGTTTGGCGCGCTCATTGCGCAAAAATTCAAACAACCGCTGATTTTAGGATATATCTTTGCCGGAATTATTGTCGGCCCATACACCGGCGGGGTGACCATCGGTGATATCCATGAGATAGAACTGCTGGCTGAAATCGGCGTCGCCCTTCTTCTTTTTGCCCTTGGATTGGAATTTTCCATCAGCAAGTTACGACCGGTTCGCAACATTGCTCTTTTTGGTACACCGGTTCAAATTATTCTTACCATCGGAATTGGTTTCATCATCGGCAAATTCTTGGGCTGGTCCTCTGCCAACGCATTATGGTTTGGCGCCCTGATCTCTCTTTCCAGTACCATGGTTACCTTAAAGACCCTTATGAGCAGAGGGCTTGTGGGTACCCTTTCCAGCCGGGTAATGATCGGCATGTTGATTGTTCAGGATCTGGCAGTCATTCCGATGATGATTATCCTGCCGCAATTGAGTAATCCCAAGGCCGGACTGCCTCTTCTGGCAATCGCCATAGCCAAGTCTGTAGTTTTCCTCGTGCTGATGCTTTATATGGGCAGAAAGCTTCTCCCATGGTTGTTGGCGCATGTGGCTCAGTGGAACTCCAGAGAGCTTTTTATTTTATCGATAACCGCCATTGGCCTTGGTATTGGATATGCCACGTATCTCTTCGGACTCTCTTTTGCTTTCGGGGCGTTTGTCGCGGGGATGGTTCTCAGTGAGTCTGATTATGGCCATCAGGCTCTAAGCGATATTATTCCATTAAGAGACATCTTTGGACTTTTGTTTTTTACATCTGTGGGCATGCTCCTTGATCCGGCCTTCCTGTTTGATAATTGGAGAATAATTATCACCTTGGTCCTATTGGTCGGAGTTTTCAAAGGTACGCTGTTCTACGTGCTGGCCAAGCTGTTCAGATATATAAATATTATTCCTATTGCCGTGGGTCTCGGTCTGTTTCAGGTAGGGGAATTTGCCTTTGTTCTTGCCAGGGTCGGACTTGAAACAAAAGCCATTGACCAGAATATGTATTCCCTTGTTCTCGCCATTTCCGTCCTGAGCATGGTGCTTACTCCGTTTGTTTCAGCACTTGCGACGCCTCTCTATAAATTTAAAAAGAGCCACTTCAAATATGAACCGTTGCAGACGGCAAACATCCCGCCTTCCGGTTTTAAAGATCATGTGGTGATCGCCGGAGGTGGTCGCGTTGGACAACACATTGCCCAGGTTATGACCAGCCTCAATCTGCCTTTTGTAATTATTGAACTGAATCATCAGCGAATGCTTGAATGCAAGGCTGCAAAATTTCCGGTGATCTTTGGTGATATGACCCAGCCAACAGCTCTTGAAGTATCAAACGTTGACGCGGCAAAACTTTTGCTTATTACCACGCCCTCAGTGATTACAACTCAATCAATTGTAAAACAGGCACATCGCCTTAGCCCCCAATTACATATAATTGTGCGGGCCGATGGTGCTGAACAAGCCCGGGCATTGTATGATAGCGGGGTGTATATGGCCGTTTTGCCGGAGATGGAGGCCGGGCTGGAAATTGCCCGACAGGCACTCCTTCATCTGGAAATACCCGTGGCGCTTATTCAACAATATACTGACGCTGTACGACAACAACTCTATGCGCCGATTTATCAATCCACCCATAACCCCACTTTGCTCACCAAGTTTGATAACATAAAAAACATGCTGGAAATTTCCTGGGTCACTCTCATGCCCGGAAGCCCCCTTGTCAATAAAAGCATCAAAGACGCGGCAGTTCGGACCACAACAGGAGCATCAATTGTGGGGATTATCCACGAGAAAGTATTTCATCATAATCCTAAAGCGGATTATTCTTTTCAGGAAGGTGATCTGGTGGCGGTTGTCGGCAATCAGCAGGAAAGGAATGGATTCAAAAAAATGGCTGGAATTTATTAA
- a CDS encoding glycosyltransferase family 39 protein, with amino-acid sequence MLISIVATILFFVSSLGYGRIVVPSKLRDELLLVIVPGTWIVCHAVFFLGLLGLLYPVWIAMVLLPGVILALQRKKTVFAGVGPCFQGLRNACTPLWLSLILLFFITVLLLLAVNNVLLPQIARDSLVYHLALPKLYLQQHLWYEVPQNIYSYFPGMVEAAYTIVMGLGGDYPALIHFGYGILVLLSTIRLGKIIGIREEYIFIPVLALLATPLFWQEMTWAYVDLASSFYWTTAVVCFFRWRMQRQKRDVFLLGFAVGAALCCKYTNIILLPAVLLAILVAFRERTRQPVKEIAATIFFFLSVALLAVLPWWARNLYLAGNPLFPFFWELFPSQSNGWDSQRALLFHLFVDFYGDAEKTIMSYLLAPFKVFWAGEEGNPVLYDGQLGLFYLLTFPFLFLSWRSKEIRYLAGLSVIYLLYWTFSSQQARFLLVLLPIMSVMICRLMQFFYLKKDGTAARRKKTIPRQMIAFGFVGLVAGGILLNIYSTVSAFIKGDYPYCFTEEKRKEAYLATNLGYYEMYQYINKNLPESAHLFLVMTGNHGFYLKRDYFSDAVFEAHTFSSLLKNSPDAGSFIQALQDRGWTHLLISLDFYFREANNDLSSEQFIVLKEIFEEKLKLVKVSGGLSLFDIGS; translated from the coding sequence ATGCTGATTAGTATTGTTGCCACCATATTATTTTTTGTAAGTTCCCTGGGATATGGACGAATAGTTGTGCCATCAAAGCTCAGGGATGAATTGCTTCTGGTTATTGTGCCTGGCACCTGGATTGTCTGTCATGCTGTTTTTTTTCTGGGATTGCTCGGATTGCTTTACCCCGTGTGGATCGCCATGGTTTTGCTGCCGGGAGTAATCCTTGCCTTGCAGAGAAAGAAAACCGTGTTTGCTGGAGTTGGTCCATGCTTTCAGGGCCTGAGAAACGCATGTACGCCTCTGTGGCTCTCCTTGATTTTATTGTTCTTTATAACGGTGTTGTTGCTGCTAGCAGTCAATAATGTCCTTCTTCCTCAGATTGCCCGCGACAGCCTGGTGTATCATCTTGCGCTCCCGAAACTCTATCTTCAACAGCATTTGTGGTATGAAGTGCCACAAAACATTTACAGTTATTTTCCTGGAATGGTTGAAGCCGCATATACAATTGTCATGGGCTTGGGTGGTGACTATCCGGCATTAATTCATTTTGGTTACGGTATTCTGGTTTTACTTTCAACGATAAGGCTCGGCAAGATTATAGGCATTAGGGAGGAATATATTTTTATTCCTGTGCTGGCGCTACTGGCAACACCTTTATTCTGGCAGGAGATGACCTGGGCCTATGTTGATCTTGCCAGCAGTTTTTACTGGACAACGGCAGTTGTCTGTTTTTTTCGTTGGCGTATGCAAAGACAAAAAAGAGATGTGTTTTTGTTGGGATTTGCAGTTGGCGCTGCTTTATGCTGTAAGTATACGAATATAATTCTTCTCCCTGCCGTATTGCTTGCAATTCTTGTTGCTTTCCGAGAAAGAACTAGACAACCGGTAAAAGAAATTGCCGCAACGATTTTTTTCTTTCTAAGTGTGGCTCTGCTTGCAGTCTTACCCTGGTGGGCAAGAAATCTGTATCTTGCCGGGAATCCGTTATTTCCTTTTTTCTGGGAACTCTTTCCAAGTCAGAGCAATGGTTGGGACAGTCAGAGAGCCTTGCTGTTTCATCTGTTTGTTGATTTTTATGGAGATGCGGAAAAGACGATTATGTCCTATCTGCTGGCGCCGTTTAAAGTTTTCTGGGCAGGTGAAGAAGGCAATCCTGTTCTGTATGACGGACAACTCGGGCTGTTTTATCTTCTAACTTTTCCCTTTTTGTTTTTAAGCTGGCGCAGCAAAGAGATTCGATATCTGGCAGGGTTGTCAGTGATTTATTTATTGTATTGGACATTCAGTTCCCAGCAGGCTCGCTTTCTTCTCGTCTTGCTGCCGATAATGAGTGTTATGATTTGCAGGCTGATGCAGTTTTTTTACCTCAAGAAAGATGGAACAGCTGCGAGAAGGAAAAAAACAATACCCCGACAAATGATTGCCTTTGGTTTTGTTGGCCTCGTTGCCGGCGGAATTTTGTTAAATATTTATTCGACGGTATCTGCCTTTATTAAAGGGGATTATCCTTATTGCTTTACAGAGGAGAAACGCAAGGAGGCATATCTGGCAACCAACCTGGGATATTATGAAATGTATCAGTACATTAATAAGAATCTGCCGGAATCAGCACATCTGTTTCTGGTAATGACCGGGAATCACGGTTTTTATCTTAAACGAGATTATTTCTCCGATGCTGTTTTTGAAGCCCATACATTTAGCAGCCTTTTGAAAAATTCGCCTGATGCCGGCAGTTTTATTCAAGCACTTCAAGACCGGGGGTGGACGCACCTTTTAATCAGTCTGGATTTTTATTTTCGTGAAGCGAACAACGATCTTTCTTCTGAGCAATTTATTGTTCTTAAAGAGATTTTTGAAGAGAAATTAAAACTCGTAAAGGTCTCGGGTGGTCTTTCTCTTTTCGATATAGGTTCATAG
- a CDS encoding sulfurtransferase yields MKKFITLQIILLLMTGIASTAIAESVFMYKKPKVQHPGKEAMPLEAYELIKKNPVEMIIVDVRTQGEYQFVGHPEGAYLVPFQILGTVFNGKEYEMIENKNFTRDLMTKFKPNQHTLFFLCRSGSRAAEALNAAVAAGWPADRAYVILGGFEGDKLKDNNSAYNGLRIGGGWRNEGLPWTYSMDSKLVY; encoded by the coding sequence ATGAAAAAATTCATTACGCTACAGATTATTCTTTTGCTGATGACCGGCATTGCATCAACAGCTATTGCCGAAAGCGTTTTCATGTACAAGAAACCCAAAGTACAACATCCAGGCAAAGAGGCAATGCCCCTCGAGGCATATGAGCTGATCAAAAAAAATCCTGTTGAAATGATCATCGTCGATGTTCGCACCCAAGGGGAATATCAGTTTGTCGGACACCCGGAAGGTGCGTATCTCGTGCCTTTTCAGATTTTAGGCACAGTATTTAACGGCAAGGAATACGAAATGATCGAAAATAAAAATTTTACCAGGGATCTCATGACAAAATTCAAGCCAAACCAGCACACCCTGTTTTTTCTCTGCAGAAGCGGTTCAAGAGCTGCCGAGGCATTAAACGCCGCTGTAGCGGCAGGATGGCCCGCAGACCGTGCTTATGTGATCCTCGGCGGGTTTGAAGGCGACAAACTCAAAGACAACAACAGTGCTTATAATGGATTAAGAATTGGCGGGGGCTGGCGCAACGAAGGTCTACCATGGACTTACTCCATGGATTCAAAACTTGTATATTGA
- a CDS encoding YeeE/YedE family protein: MNKPEPPQWSPYLAGALVGVLIVISAWTTENFFGASTSFVRTAGMLERIIMPERIAANPYFRWITPTIDWQLMFVIGIFFGSLVSALTSKTFRWQAIPDMWKERFGTNTINRGVIAFAGGAIAMFGARLAGGCPSGHGLSGTLQLGISGFITLAGFFIGGIIMARIIYSGGKK; the protein is encoded by the coding sequence ATGAACAAACCCGAACCTCCTCAATGGTCGCCATATCTTGCTGGCGCACTTGTCGGCGTCCTTATTGTTATTTCCGCCTGGACCACTGAAAATTTTTTCGGCGCATCCACCTCGTTTGTCCGGACCGCAGGAATGCTTGAGCGAATCATCATGCCTGAGCGCATCGCTGCAAATCCATACTTCCGTTGGATAACTCCCACAATAGACTGGCAATTGATGTTCGTGATTGGAATATTTTTCGGATCGCTTGTTTCGGCACTTACCTCAAAAACCTTCCGTTGGCAGGCTATTCCGGACATGTGGAAAGAGAGGTTCGGGACCAATACAATCAATCGCGGCGTCATTGCTTTTGCCGGTGGCGCCATTGCAATGTTTGGAGCCCGGCTTGCCGGTGGCTGCCCCAGCGGACACGGACTGAGCGGCACGCTGCAGCTCGGCATCAGCGGTTTTATCACTCTGGCCGGTTTTTTTATCGGCGGCATTATCATGGCACGTATTATTTACAGCGGAGGGAAAAAATAA
- a CDS encoding YeeE/YedE family protein: MTTLLSGLIIGMGFGFLLQKGSVIRYDRQMGALRLIDMTIIKFMFSAVLTGMVGVYVLKDLGIINLRVLPTILGGNIFGGILFGLGWGLLGYCPGTAMGALGEGRYDAAWGILGMIFGAGIYAEAYPALSRNILTWGRLKIYTIPQALGINHWIIIFLFVIGGIFMFRWFEKKGL, encoded by the coding sequence ATGACCACGCTTCTTTCCGGACTGATCATCGGCATGGGCTTCGGTTTTCTCCTGCAGAAAGGCAGCGTTATCCGCTACGATCGACAGATGGGGGCGCTGCGCCTCATTGACATGACCATAATCAAATTCATGTTTTCCGCGGTGCTCACCGGTATGGTCGGGGTCTATGTTCTCAAGGATCTTGGCATTATCAACCTGAGGGTCCTGCCCACGATACTTGGCGGCAATATTTTCGGAGGAATTCTTTTCGGACTCGGCTGGGGGCTTCTCGGCTATTGCCCGGGAACCGCCATGGGAGCTCTGGGTGAAGGCCGGTATGATGCCGCCTGGGGAATTCTCGGAATGATATTTGGCGCCGGTATTTATGCCGAGGCCTACCCCGCTCTATCCAGAAATATTCTTACCTGGGGCAGACTGAAGATTTATACGATCCCCCAGGCCCTCGGCATAAATCACTGGATTATCATTTTTTTGTTCGTGATAGGTGGAATTTTCATGTTCAGATGGTTTGAAAAAAAAGGTTTGTGA
- a CDS encoding M20/M25/M40 family metallo-hydrolase — MAARKIIMILIVFSLILTSMTASNIVTNMPGKSFSGPFEPLSAEEQAIQARLERHIDKLAGEIGERNLLFPENLSLAAAYIENEISRIKLKPISEDYSVNNMPAKNIIAEIIGAELPQEYIVVGAHYDTVAGSPGANDNGSGVAALLEIAGYFNERKPRRTIRFIAFTNEEPPYFLSENMGSRVHAKQCRRRNENIVAMISLETIGCYNYGPGSQNYPFPLSYFYPDQGNFVAFVSNMSSRKLVRTAINSFRKQTKFPSEGVAAPSWIPGIAWSDQWSFWKEGYPAIMVTDTALFRYAHYHASSDTPNKLSYPEMARVVKGLCQVIDDLASTETSMSR, encoded by the coding sequence ATGGCAGCAAGAAAAATCATCATGATTCTGATAGTTTTTTCCCTCATACTAACATCTATGACCGCATCAAATATTGTCACAAATATGCCAGGGAAGTCCTTTAGCGGGCCGTTTGAGCCTCTTTCAGCAGAGGAGCAGGCAATCCAGGCCCGACTTGAACGTCATATAGATAAACTTGCCGGAGAAATCGGCGAACGGAATCTATTGTTTCCGGAAAATCTTTCATTGGCAGCAGCCTATATTGAAAACGAAATCAGCAGAATTAAGCTCAAGCCGATTTCAGAGGATTATTCAGTTAACAACATGCCTGCCAAAAATATCATCGCCGAAATTATTGGCGCTGAATTGCCTCAGGAATACATTGTGGTGGGCGCTCATTATGATACCGTTGCCGGGAGTCCCGGAGCCAATGACAACGGCTCGGGTGTCGCCGCCCTTCTTGAAATCGCCGGCTATTTTAACGAACGAAAACCCCGACGCACCATACGTTTTATTGCCTTTACCAATGAGGAACCCCCATATTTTTTAAGCGAAAATATGGGAAGCAGGGTTCATGCAAAACAATGCCGGCGGCGCAATGAAAACATTGTTGCCATGATATCCCTTGAAACTATCGGATGTTATAATTATGGGCCAGGCAGCCAGAATTATCCTTTCCCTTTGAGTTATTTCTATCCTGATCAAGGTAATTTTGTGGCCTTTGTAAGCAATATGTCTTCCCGCAAGCTTGTCAGAACGGCCATTAACTCTTTTAGAAAACAAACAAAATTCCCTTCCGAGGGAGTGGCCGCCCCTTCCTGGATTCCCGGTATCGCCTGGTCCGACCAATGGTCCTTCTGGAAAGAAGGCTACCCTGCCATTATGGTCACAGACACTGCTCTTTTCAGATACGCGCATTATCACGCCTCAAGCGATACTCCCAACAAACTCAGCTACCCAGAAATGGCACGAGTTGTCAAAGGCCTCTGCCAGGTTATTGACGATCTTGCCTCCACTGAAACATCAATGAGTAGATGA
- a CDS encoding Rho termination factor N-terminal domain-containing protein has protein sequence MGENQPLEKMTVKDLREMAKDIPGLAGIHAMKKDELLEAIRGAQGDTGKAPATADKPVKVADPAPKKSPKAKKKAVSVKDLTQIQIKKLIVELRQEKAAAKEAKDNKLAKIIRRRIHLLKKKTKNKPAAAV, from the coding sequence ATGGGAGAAAATCAACCACTTGAAAAAATGACGGTTAAAGATCTGCGGGAAATGGCAAAAGATATTCCCGGACTTGCCGGAATCCACGCCATGAAGAAAGATGAGCTCCTCGAAGCAATCAGGGGCGCTCAAGGCGATACAGGCAAGGCTCCTGCAACAGCTGATAAACCGGTAAAAGTCGCAGATCCTGCTCCTAAGAAATCCCCGAAAGCAAAGAAAAAAGCTGTCTCAGTAAAAGACCTTACCCAAATCCAGATAAAAAAATTAATCGTCGAACTGCGCCAGGAAAAAGCAGCTGCAAAAGAGGCAAAAGATAATAAACTTGCAAAAATTATCAGACGACGGATTCATCTATTAAAGAAAAAAACAAAGAACAAGCCAGCTGCCGCAGTTTAG